ctattatttaaactgTCTTGGAATAATCGGGATATTTCACTTTACTCAACTGCTTCGCCTATTTTATTCAGAAACTTTATGCGATCTTTCCCATAGTTTCTTTGCTACGCTCTTCGACAGTCTCTCGCGTTTTTGGAATAATAGAAATGATATTGGGAGAAGAAGGAAATTACAGCTTGgataacagaataatttaaagaataattatttaaactatCTTGGAATAATCGggatatttcactttattcaaCTGCTTCGCCTATTTTATTCAGAAACTTTATGCGATCTTTCCCATAGTTTCTTTGCTACGCTCTTTAACAATCTCTCGCGTTTTTGGAAtaatagaaatgttatattGGGAGAAGAGGAAAATTTCAGTTTGgataacagaataatttaaagAGTAATGTGTGATCTACATTCTATCGATTGTTCTCCTCTGAATCTACGGAGCGGAATGTTTCTACGTATTACTTAAGGATGCCGGACGTGCAACCTCTGAATAATCTTGAAGGTATACCTGTCAGGTCATCGAATGGAATGGAGCAGCTACCATCGACTCGAAGATATATACACCTATCTCGATTATCTGGCTGAAACCTTCCCAGCTGTGTGTTCTGTCGTCAGCATTGGAAACTCCGTCGAAGGGAGACCCCTCAAGGTAGCCATTTCGAATTATTACAAGAACTACAATCTAGATATCCATCTGTTTTCTTGATCAATCAGCGAAAAGGATTTCATTGAACCCATCAAAACTGGATTTGAAGATATCTTCCGCATCCCCCTCGATTGACATTTCGACATTCTTATCTTAATccgataattaattttacatttctaGATATTCTTATCTTAATccgataaataattcatgaaaattttcGGTTATCTTTGTTCACTGAAGTGGtattgtgtaatatttaatcTGGAAACTTCCTGTTATTCCGAGGACGTAAATATTGTGCGCGCATACATTTctgcgaatgaaattaatcaatTGTCGTGGGATGTTTCGATAGAATACAAGGATTAAGATCTAGAAACTTAAAGtccaattattcaaataattggaATCTAGGTATTAAGAAGATCAGAATCTAGAAAACTGGTATTTGATCTAGTGATTTGGAAGCTTCTTAATACAAGGATTAAGATCTACAAACTTAAAGTCTAATGATTCAAATACTTGAAATCTAGTTGTTAAGAAGATTGGAATCTAGAAAACTGGTATTTGATCTAGTGATTTGGAAGATTGAGATCTAGAGAATTAGTACCTAATGATTCGAAAGATTAAGACCAAGAAGATCAGAATGTAGTTgttcaataaagaaaaaatggTAAACGGTGCTGTAGGTGTTGAGAATCAGCAACGGCAAGCCGAACGCCCCCGCATTGTGGATCGACGGAGGTATTCACGCGAGAGAATGGATCTCGCCAGCATCAGTGACCTACATCATCGATCATCTGGTCGAAAACAGCGACAGCCTCGAGGCTGATTATTACATCCTCCCGGTGGCTAATCCTGATGGGTAAAGATTCATCGATAATCTCAATAATGATATTCACAAAATCATACTGATTATTCTTCTCGACTGATTTGCAGCTACGAATACACTTTCACGAGAGATCGTCTGTGGAGAAAGAACAGGAGGCACACGATTGGCAGTTCTTGCACTGGCGTCGATCTCAACAGAAACTTTGGCTACCGATGGGGTGGCATGGGGACCAGCAAAGATCCCTGTCGCGAGATTTACGCTGGTTCTGGACCATTCTCCGAACCTGAGACCAACGCTATCAAGAACTTCTTCGAAGCTAGCGCAGCTAACTTCAAGGTAACTTGAGATCAATCTTAAAGAGATTGGACACCTTTAGAACAGAACGTTCATGATTCCCATCCCAGTGACGGAAATATCTTCAACTTCTTGATTGTACTATAAAATAGTCAAACATTTAGTGTCGAATAAATTACGCAATAAACTTAGGaggatctttaaccctttgacgaatgtcgacgtttccgcgagatgaaaatttcatatttgaaagactaagtcgacgaatgatttattcgaacagcaagatatcagtacatagtttccttttctatatattaattaagcaattgataggtaattcaatttcatctgctgaaggtttcgtatattttatagaatctccgtctgcgaagggttaactgaTGAAAACAAACATTCCAGTATCTTCAGAAGGAAATTAATTTGCACCTCTTCTAAAATGATAATCTATAGAAATTTAATGTAGAAGaaataactttcattttttcttattttcaggCGTATTTAACGTTCCACAGTTATGGCCAGTTCATCCTGTACCCATGGGGTTACGATAGAAGGGTTCCACCGGATTACGCGGACCTCGAAAGGGTTGGCAGAGAGGTATCCACGGCGATGAAGAAAGCCGGCGGCGCGAACAGCGCTTACACGGTTGGGAACAGCGCCACGACGTTGTACGCAGCTTCCGGTGGCTCCGACGACTGGGCTAAAGCTATTCTGAAGATAAAGTACACGTACACGATCGAGTTGAGGGACACCGGGAAATACGGTTTCGTTTTGCCATCGCGCTACATCATTCCAACGGCGAAGGAAGCTTTGGCAGCGGTGATGGTCGTCACGGAAGCTTGCAAATCATTGTAATTACCCGTGATTGCACTGAGATTCATTCTCTCTGAACGAGAagcttgtataaatattattatcggtATACCTGCGTACTGCTAGTGGATAAGAGATTTTTATGTgcgaattatttattgaacgaaaagaattgataaaaactgatcgaatatttatttaccCCTTACCCAGAAAGCGACATTTCCTGATTATAACCTTGATATGTTAAGAAAATGTTTAGAAGCAATCGGGAAGCATGAAACGAACTGACAGGTTGATCGAATAATATATATTCCATTAGCAGCGATAGGGACGAGGAGGGGAGAgagttaatttattttgaagcGCGTTATCTTTTAATACCTTCTATTTCCGATAAcgcattttacaatatttccgTGGAACTTGATTACTCAGTTTTACCTGAATATGGATTTCTTACTGACTGATAACTAAACTCTAATTACAAGAATATTATCAGTCGGCGTTGATTAAGTATAATTTAACATGACCACCGCGATCCACGTGATGAAGGCTGACACCCTCGTGTACACCGAGGGCGCGTTTTTCGCTCCGCAGGGAAACAGTCCCCACGAGACTATTCCGACCACTTCCGCTTCACCGAAAGCGTTCCTCCTTACCAAAGGACCTCCAGAGTCACcctagaaaatattaataaatgagaAGCTTAGCTTCCACTGTGTCTACATCATTGAATCAGTCGTGGATCAACATTTTTCTTCTCCCAACGATTCATTTATATGTACAATTACATTTGATAATTAGGTCTTTGTAGATCGActgtgaattttaataaaatctttgtCCTGGAATTTAATTTACCAAGTATATGATAATGTTTGTTGCAGAAACTGAAGAAGACGAAGCGAAGTTATACAAAGTACCTTGCAAGCAGACAAACTGCCATCCAAAGGCCCCGTGCAGATGTTAGTCGGATGCAGCGGATTCTTCTCCTTCGGTTTCAAAATCTTGTCCAGGGTAAGTTTGCACAAATCGTACTCGACTATGGGCAACGTGGCTGCTTGAAGATTCTCCGGATTTTCCGGGGCTCGCGTCCTCCCTATGCTACCCCATCCGCTCAGCATAACGTCCCCAGACGGTATCGAGTCTGGATATGGCAAGGACACAGTGGAAACGAAGACGTTCAACTCGAACGGTTGCTCTACCTTCATCAGCGCTATGTCGTACGGCGCGACAGTCCTGAAATAACCATTAATTACCTGCGGAACCTTCAGTTTTCTATATGTACCATTTTCAAACAGAGTCCCAGATTTACTTAGAATATTCGAAGGGAACTAACTGAAAACATAAGGGAAAATCCCAATCCAAACTCTGTAACTTTGTAATCTCCATTACATTCAAACTCCAATCTCAATATAAGTTCCATCAATAGTCGGTATAATTTTAGAAGCCAAAGTATTAACTTCCTCAATGTTTCTTTTGAACTTAACgttaccttaaccctttgcaatccagaagtttttcaatattcaatattttctaattagacaCCAAATCACTAGATCAAATACCAGTTTTCTAGATTCTAATCTTCTTA
This is a stretch of genomic DNA from Nomia melanderi isolate GNS246 chromosome 1, iyNomMela1, whole genome shotgun sequence. It encodes these proteins:
- the LOC116424858 gene encoding trypsin, translated to MMSKSAMLTRRPTRIVGGKDAEKGLHPWQLSVHWGDRERKIPPRHVCGGSLLTAGWVLTAGHCVTLAPSKGEYLILAGKYKLGVMEDTEQSRLVEQVIVHPQYDGTVAPYDIALMKVEQPFELNVFVSTVSLPYPDSIPSGDVMLSGWGSIGRTRAPENPENLQAATLPIVEYDLCKLTLDKILKPKEKNPLHPTNICTGPLDGSLSACKGDSGGPLVRRNAFGEAEVVGIVSWGLFPCGAKNAPSVYTRVSAFITWIAVVMLNYT
- the LOC116424856 gene encoding carboxypeptidase B: MTYDGAQVWRVKASEGQTVTSVALEFQEAGLFSLWLGNETTFDVMVRSQEIPRIARYLQQKDLQYNVVIEDLQKKIDEENPLPSEEEMQEMEGRFARYAWWQGVRVRGRYPRPRPLRYPVSVNGGGAPWRFRGHRMEWSSYHRLEDIYTYLDYLAETFPAVCSVVSIGNSVEGRPLKVLRISNGKPNAPALWIDGGIHAREWISPASVTYIIDHLVENSDSLEADYYILPVANPDGYEYTFTRDRLWRKNRRHTIGSSCTGVDLNRNFGYRWGGMGTSKDPCREIYAGSGPFSEPETNAIKNFFEASAANFKAYLTFHSYGQFILYPWGYDRRVPPDYADLERVGREVSTAMKKAGGANSAYTVGNSATTLYAASGGSDDWAKAILKIKYTYTIELRDTGKYGFVLPSRYIIPTAKEALAAVMVVTEACKSLN